In a genomic window of Ancylothrix sp. D3o:
- a CDS encoding N-acetylmuramoyl-L-alanine amidase yields the protein MGRIFLSAGHGGFEAGVIDTGTVAGGTTEAREMILLRDLVAVELRGRNLEVLAVPDELSLRQSLNWINDRQRPGDVALEIHADAFSNPLARGASVYYIANNDERKANAELVLLGLLRRVPQLPSRGVQPDTATATGSLLFCRGLVVPSMVMQVGFLTNPDDRYLLQNRRKDFALGIADSLAAWVRGSALPSPTPTPTPQPQPTPTPTPTTYPNCNININNQIHGEQGIIVNGNAFIPIDLVDSLGLNVTKLVQIRRLTFRNIVFIRAIELRDFNISIGWDNPSRTVKLRSILNVCAGQLDRIMSHGNTTEVQLMMFLKANNEAALTQFPDLPKLFREEASIEGVNYDMAFCQMCLETGFLRFPGDVKATQNNFASLGGVGAASNGASFPSARIGVRAQIQHLKAYATTEPIVQEIVDPRFRFVTRGIAPLVEQLSGRWSADLEYGQKIMALLRRLYESANLL from the coding sequence ATGGGACGAATTTTTCTTTCCGCCGGTCATGGCGGGTTTGAAGCAGGAGTCATAGACACCGGCACCGTAGCCGGCGGTACAACAGAAGCCAGAGAAATGATCTTACTGCGCGATCTTGTCGCCGTAGAATTGCGAGGCAGAAACCTAGAAGTTTTAGCCGTCCCCGACGAACTCAGCCTCAGACAAAGCCTCAACTGGATCAACGACCGACAAAGACCGGGTGATGTGGCCCTCGAAATTCACGCCGATGCCTTTTCCAACCCCCTAGCGCGGGGTGCAAGCGTCTATTACATCGCCAATAACGATGAACGCAAAGCCAACGCCGAACTCGTTTTACTGGGATTATTGCGAAGAGTCCCACAACTGCCAAGCCGAGGCGTCCAACCAGATACCGCCACCGCCACCGGCAGCCTACTGTTTTGCCGGGGACTGGTGGTGCCCTCAATGGTAATGCAAGTTGGCTTTCTTACCAACCCAGACGACCGTTATCTATTGCAAAACCGGCGCAAAGACTTTGCTTTGGGAATAGCAGACTCTCTTGCAGCTTGGGTACGAGGAAGTGCCCTTCCCTCCCCCACCCCCACGCCAACACCGCAACCACAACCAACCCCCACTCCAACCCCGACAACTTATCCAAATTGCAATATCAATATCAATAACCAAATTCACGGCGAACAAGGTATCATCGTCAACGGCAATGCCTTTATCCCTATCGATCTCGTAGACAGCCTTGGTTTAAACGTGACCAAGTTGGTACAAATTCGCCGGCTGACGTTCAGAAATATTGTCTTTATCCGAGCCATTGAACTGAGAGATTTCAATATTTCTATAGGCTGGGATAACCCCTCGCGCACCGTAAAATTGCGCTCAATTTTAAATGTTTGTGCCGGTCAACTTGACCGAATTATGAGTCATGGCAACACCACAGAAGTGCAGTTAATGATGTTTCTTAAGGCCAACAACGAAGCAGCGCTGACCCAATTTCCTGACTTGCCGAAACTTTTCCGCGAAGAAGCCAGCATTGAGGGAGTAAATTACGATATGGCTTTTTGTCAAATGTGTTTAGAAACCGGCTTTTTGCGTTTTCCGGGCGATGTCAAAGCCACCCAAAACAATTTTGCCAGTTTAGGCGGCGTCGGCGCTGCCAGCAATGGGGCCTCTTTTCCCAGCGCCCGCATTGGTGTCAGAGCCCAAATTCAGCACTTAAAAGCTTATGCCACTACCGAGCCCATTGTCCAAGAAATTGTTGATCCTCGCTTTCGGTTTGTAACGCGGGGAATTGCGCCTTTGGTGGAGCAGTTAAGCGGACGCTGGTCGGCAGATTTGGAATATGGCCAAAAAATTATGGCTTTGCTTCGCCGGCTTTATGAGTCAGCTAATTTATTGTAA
- the pyk gene encoding pyruvate kinase, with product MRKTKIICTLGPASSDYETIKAMVEAGMDVARLNFSHGEYSTHEKNIKILQEVSAELNRPIAILQDLQGPKIRVGEMKEGSILEDGQKTIITMSEVLGTPTRFSSSYKGLAEDVRDGDSILIDDGLIHIHVDKVAGSEILGTVIHGGQLKSHKGINLANSSISTPALTQKDINDLEFGLTQEIDYVALSFVREPSDIKEVKGSIRRKEKDTHVVAKIERHEAVEDFEHIVKVADVIMVARGDLGVEMPLDQVPIIQKSIIKDCRTHIKPVITATQMLESMIKNPRPTRAEVSDIANAIIDGTDAIMLSGETAVGEFAVDAVRTMARIAETVEAQLISSSTYLEGAGEHAISNSVGHAACQLGQDLKAKAIICFTEHGFTARILSKYRQPIPVIAVTPSAAVQRRLALYWGVQSLLIPKASSTDEMIALVEKAALQYGLVAKNDVVVITAGLPLPFTGITNLIKVHRIGEMGAV from the coding sequence ATGCGTAAAACAAAAATAATTTGCACTCTTGGCCCGGCTAGTTCCGATTACGAAACCATAAAGGCAATGGTCGAGGCCGGCATGGATGTTGCTAGGCTTAATTTTTCGCACGGTGAATACTCCACCCACGAAAAAAATATTAAAATCTTGCAAGAAGTTTCGGCAGAATTAAACCGGCCCATCGCAATTTTACAAGATTTGCAAGGGCCGAAAATTCGCGTCGGAGAAATGAAAGAGGGTTCGATCTTAGAAGATGGTCAAAAAACGATTATCACTATGAGTGAAGTTTTGGGAACCCCGACAAGATTTAGTTCTTCCTACAAGGGATTGGCGGAGGATGTCCGCGACGGCGATAGCATTTTAATCGATGATGGATTAATTCATATTCACGTCGATAAGGTGGCCGGTTCGGAAATTTTAGGGACAGTGATTCATGGGGGGCAACTAAAAAGTCACAAAGGAATTAATCTGGCTAATTCTTCAATTTCTACGCCGGCTTTAACTCAAAAAGACATTAATGATTTAGAATTTGGTCTAACTCAAGAAATTGACTACGTTGCCCTTTCGTTTGTGAGAGAACCTTCGGATATTAAAGAAGTGAAAGGCTCAATCCGACGCAAAGAAAAAGATACTCATGTTGTTGCCAAAATTGAACGCCACGAAGCCGTAGAAGATTTTGAGCATATTGTCAAAGTCGCCGATGTGATTATGGTAGCGCGGGGAGATTTGGGTGTAGAAATGCCTTTAGATCAGGTGCCGATTATTCAGAAATCGATTATCAAAGATTGCCGGACTCATATCAAGCCGGTAATTACTGCTACTCAAATGTTGGAATCGATGATTAAAAATCCCCGGCCTACTCGTGCAGAAGTTTCTGATATTGCTAATGCAATTATTGATGGAACTGATGCGATCATGCTATCAGGAGAAACCGCCGTTGGTGAGTTTGCTGTTGACGCCGTGAGGACGATGGCTCGCATTGCGGAAACTGTAGAAGCGCAATTAATTTCGTCTTCAACATATCTGGAGGGAGCCGGTGAACACGCCATTTCAAATTCTGTGGGTCATGCGGCTTGCCAACTTGGACAAGATTTAAAAGCTAAGGCAATTATTTGTTTTACTGAGCATGGTTTTACGGCTCGCATTTTATCAAAATACCGCCAGCCTATTCCTGTTATTGCTGTGACTCCATCCGCAGCGGTTCAGCGCCGGTTGGCTCTTTATTGGGGGGTTCAGTCTCTTTTAATTCCCAAGGCTTCTAGCACGGATGAAATGATTGCTTTGGTGGAAAAAGCAGCCTTACAATACGGCTTAGTGGCTAAAAATGATGTGGTGGTTATTACTGCCGGTTTGCCTTTGCCTTTCACCGGCATCACTAATTTAATTAAAGTTCACCGCATTGGCGAAATGGGTGCTGTTTAA